The uncultured Campylobacter sp. genome includes a region encoding these proteins:
- a CDS encoding glycosyltransferase — protein MKIAYLCCSRFYGGVEKIVIDSLNELCKSEQAALIVPDKCEFLQRLDARVQIYQYKSRDKRYNPFLFAEIYRFLRSGGFEILHSHGAKAAQIGFVVEKFLSLKLVATKHNDRKAPVFDRVPNVIAASRKVATTINHAAKVIYFGIEPRLEFANHEICARCKDAEGAANEALKETKDARGDSAGAADTSQNMTGVAFASQDTPDGASVSQDRAFDADASQNKTSSVFVSQQGANAAAGNFKFSIVAVGRLDKIKGFDLLIRAVSELKFDFELKIYGQGGERQNLQNLIDSLKLQDCVQLCGFCDDVAAALSASHLHVISSRKEGFPVILIEGIFYSPVLISTRVGGISEILSEEFLYEAADLGAKIDEIYRTYGKYARAFAQKHAGLKQTLTLQNYISSLKNYYEELLCEA, from the coding sequence ATGAAAATCGCCTATCTTTGCTGCTCCAGATTTTACGGCGGCGTCGAAAAGATCGTAATCGACTCGCTAAATGAGCTTTGCAAAAGCGAGCAGGCGGCGCTCATCGTGCCCGATAAATGCGAGTTTTTGCAGCGCCTGGATGCGCGCGTGCAAATTTATCAGTACAAAAGCCGCGACAAGCGCTACAATCCGTTTTTGTTCGCTGAAATTTATCGGTTTTTACGCTCGGGTGGATTTGAAATTTTACATTCGCACGGCGCCAAAGCCGCACAGATCGGCTTTGTGGTCGAAAAATTTTTAAGCCTTAAGCTTGTCGCGACCAAACACAACGACCGCAAGGCGCCCGTTTTTGATCGCGTGCCAAACGTCATCGCAGCCTCTCGCAAGGTCGCAACCACGATAAATCACGCCGCGAAGGTGATATATTTCGGCATAGAGCCGCGGCTGGAGTTTGCAAATCATGAAATTTGCGCGCGCTGCAAGGACGCGGAGGGTGCCGCAAACGAAGCGCTCAAGGAAACAAAGGATGCGCGCGGCGACTCGGCTGGCGCTGCGGACACGTCGCAAAATATGACCGGCGTTGCATTTGCGTCGCAAGATACGCCTGATGGGGCAAGTGTATCGCAAGATAGGGCTTTTGATGCGGACGCATCGCAAAATAAAACTAGCAGCGTATTCGTATCGCAACAGGGCGCAAACGCGGCGGCAGGAAATTTTAAATTTAGTATCGTTGCAGTCGGCAGACTCGATAAGATCAAGGGTTTTGATCTTTTGATCCGCGCCGTAAGCGAGCTGAAATTTGATTTCGAGCTTAAAATTTACGGTCAGGGCGGCGAGAGGCAAAATTTACAAAATTTAATCGATTCGCTAAAATTGCAGGACTGCGTGCAGTTGTGCGGCTTTTGCGACGACGTTGCGGCAGCTCTGAGCGCATCGCACCTGCACGTCATCAGCTCGCGCAAGGAGGGCTTTCCGGTGATTTTGATCGAAGGTATTTTTTATTCGCCCGTGCTGATCTCTACCCGCGTGGGCGGAATTTCTGAAATTTTAAGCGAGGAGTTTTTATACGAGGCGGCGGATCTGGGCGCTAAAATCGATGAAATTTACCGCACTTACGGCAAATACGCCCGGGCTTTTGCGCAAAAACACGCCGGTCTAAAGCAAACTTTGACGCTACAAAATTATATTAGCTCGCTTAAAAATTACTACGAGGAGCTGTTATGCGAAGCCTAA
- a CDS encoding glycosyltransferase family 2 protein, with the protein MIKASVYAIVMNEERHIERMLRSVADFAEIIIVDSGSTDATLQIARKFTDKIYHHDWQGEGVQKNYAFSLCSNEWVLNLDGDEEVSPELKGEIEEFMSQSNYSALDIKFHEYSLGRRCSDLVRKNTHIRFFRKECGEYKNMGVHAQISIIKGAVKKSKFCINHFSEKPIAELVTKNNNYSTLRAHGDFEKGKKPSLAKLLLIYPFAFFKSYILRRSLFDGRKGFITANINAFYAFLKEAKLYEKYLKKGED; encoded by the coding sequence ATGATTAAAGCATCCGTTTATGCGATAGTGATGAATGAGGAGCGCCACATCGAGCGTATGCTGCGTAGCGTGGCGGATTTTGCCGAGATCATAATCGTCGATAGCGGCAGCACCGATGCCACGCTGCAGATCGCGCGTAAATTTACCGATAAAATTTACCATCACGACTGGCAGGGCGAGGGGGTGCAGAAAAACTACGCGTTTTCGCTCTGCAGCAACGAATGGGTGCTCAATCTCGACGGCGACGAGGAGGTAAGTCCTGAACTAAAGGGCGAGATAGAGGAGTTTATGAGCCAGAGCAATTACTCTGCGCTGGATATTAAATTTCATGAATACTCGCTAGGGCGCAGATGCTCCGATCTCGTGCGCAAAAACACCCACATCCGCTTCTTTCGCAAGGAGTGCGGCGAGTATAAAAATATGGGAGTGCACGCGCAAATTTCGATCATAAAAGGTGCGGTAAAAAAGAGCAAATTTTGCATTAATCACTTTAGCGAAAAGCCGATCGCCGAGCTCGTTACGAAAAACAACAACTACTCCACGCTGCGCGCGCATGGGGATTTTGAGAAGGGCAAGAAGCCGAGCCTTGCGAAGCTTCTGCTGATCTATCCGTTTGCGTTTTTTAAATCATACATTTTGCGCAGATCGCTTTTTGACGGGCGCAAGGGATTTATCACGGCAAACATTAACGCATTTTACGCGTTTTTAAAAGAGGCGAAACTTTACGAGAAGTATCTTAAAAAGGGCGAAGATTAA
- a CDS encoding O-antigen ligase family protein codes for MKNFFYENGAPSGWRITFLTLLLLWCASLFFKNAVYQISFAALNLLFLAHLLYFKNYAILSEILKKTRFIAICFVCLIATLAISNLLNEAVISKKAWQSTLFFILRYGAIFLALCYFYKLKFFDQNAVFAFLFVGLGILSASVIYQFASSSDAIVFSSDSVRGGLSGALSNRNILGLFMGFGLCLSAVAIRRPLALKFAALFLFAFFMIFSFSRAAWVGAFCALAFYGALNLKSLNKKYLLFTVGFIALFAVLLALSPSFEQRLAALFSGNSSGRTVIWSYILEMAQEKPILGYGLGSYINLPGSPVLEHPEYNAPHNLFLEILLYSGALGLIFYGAILFSVFKECVQSRQFGILTLLIYLLIDCQFDHGAYLSKEALSLATILSFLAYRMRIER; via the coding sequence ATGAAAAATTTTTTTTACGAAAACGGCGCGCCTAGCGGCTGGAGGATCACATTTTTAACGCTGCTTCTTCTTTGGTGCGCGTCGCTGTTTTTTAAAAACGCAGTCTATCAGATCTCCTTTGCAGCGCTAAATTTACTCTTTTTGGCGCATCTATTGTATTTTAAAAACTACGCAATTCTAAGCGAAATTTTGAAAAAGACGCGATTTATCGCGATTTGTTTCGTTTGCCTGATAGCGACGCTAGCAATCTCAAACCTCCTAAACGAGGCCGTGATCTCAAAAAAAGCATGGCAGAGCACCCTATTTTTTATCCTTAGATACGGCGCGATATTTTTGGCGCTTTGTTATTTTTACAAGCTCAAATTTTTTGATCAAAACGCCGTTTTTGCCTTTTTGTTCGTGGGGCTTGGAATTTTATCGGCAAGCGTGATCTATCAGTTTGCAAGTAGCAGCGACGCAATCGTCTTTTCAAGTGACTCTGTTCGCGGAGGTCTTAGCGGAGCGCTTTCGAACCGCAATATTTTAGGGCTTTTTATGGGCTTTGGGCTCTGCCTTAGCGCGGTGGCGATACGGCGGCCTTTGGCGCTTAAATTTGCGGCTCTATTTTTGTTTGCATTTTTTATGATCTTTTCATTTTCCAGAGCGGCGTGGGTCGGCGCCTTCTGCGCGCTTGCGTTTTACGGCGCGCTAAATTTAAAGAGCCTAAACAAAAAATACCTGCTTTTCACGGTAGGTTTCATCGCGCTTTTTGCCGTTTTGCTTGCGCTTTCGCCGTCGTTTGAGCAAAGGCTAGCGGCGCTATTTAGCGGCAACTCCTCAGGCAGGACCGTGATTTGGAGCTATATTTTAGAAATGGCGCAAGAAAAGCCTATCTTAGGCTACGGGCTGGGCTCATATATAAATTTGCCGGGCTCCCCGGTCCTAGAGCATCCTGAATATAACGCGCCGCACAATCTATTTTTAGAAATTTTACTTTATAGCGGCGCGCTGGGCCTCATATTTTACGGCGCGATCCTATTTAGCGTTTTTAAAGAGTGCGTTCAAAGCAGGCAGTTTGGGATTCTCACGCTTCTAATCTATCTTTTGATAGATTGCCAGTTCGATCACGGCGCGTATCTGTCGAAAGAAGCGCTAAGTCTGGCTACGATACTAAGCTTTTTGGCATATCGCATGAGGATTGAGCGATGA
- a CDS encoding glycosyltransferase family 4 protein, with translation MRVVQILPELNEGGVERGVVELNREFARRGIENFVISNGGKLAPKIEKDGGVHVQLDVCSKNILSVAARVLKLRKILSGIAPDIVHVRSRVPAWLVKFARPRAKIVSTVHGINSVNFYSKIMTDADAIICPSGYTRDHVVRSYGADAAKITIIPRGIDLEKFNPKNLDERFIAEFRQNFNLAQDDFIVSGVGRITQIKDYKTLIRAAALASEQKLKILIVGGVGAGRDEYFSELKSLVEGLGLGERVIFTGSQSKLAEIYSLSSVTVSASSKPESFGRSMAEAIALNCPVIATRHGGALDIIKEGENGYFFNVGDAQALAGLFAPARELKFDGYGYVSQNFSLEQMVEKTIKVYESLI, from the coding sequence ATGAGGGTCGTGCAAATCCTGCCCGAGCTGAACGAAGGCGGCGTCGAGCGCGGCGTAGTCGAGCTAAATAGAGAGTTTGCGCGGCGCGGCATCGAAAATTTCGTTATCAGCAATGGCGGCAAATTGGCGCCAAAGATAGAAAAAGATGGCGGCGTGCACGTACAGCTCGATGTTTGCTCCAAAAATATCCTAAGCGTTGCGGCGCGCGTTTTAAAGCTGCGTAAAATTTTAAGCGGGATCGCTCCCGACATCGTGCATGTCCGCTCCCGCGTGCCGGCGTGGCTGGTTAAATTTGCCCGCCCGCGTGCAAAGATCGTAAGCACCGTGCACGGGATAAATTCCGTAAATTTCTACAGCAAAATCATGACGGATGCGGACGCGATCATCTGCCCAAGCGGCTATACGCGCGATCACGTGGTGCGAAGCTACGGCGCGGATGCGGCCAAGATCACGATTATTCCGCGCGGCATCGATCTAGAAAAATTTAATCCCAAAAATTTAGACGAGCGCTTCATCGCGGAATTTCGGCAGAATTTTAACCTCGCGCAAGATGATTTCATCGTCTCCGGCGTTGGGCGCATCACGCAGATTAAGGATTACAAAACCCTAATCCGCGCCGCGGCTTTAGCAAGCGAACAAAAGCTTAAAATTTTGATCGTAGGCGGCGTGGGGGCGGGTCGCGACGAGTATTTTTCGGAGCTAAAATCGCTCGTAGAGGGGCTTGGACTGGGCGAGCGCGTAATTTTTACGGGCTCGCAGAGCAAGCTAGCCGAGATTTACTCGCTCTCATCGGTCACGGTAAGCGCTTCGAGCAAGCCCGAGAGCTTCGGGCGCTCAATGGCCGAGGCGATCGCGTTGAACTGCCCGGTGATAGCGACCCGTCACGGCGGCGCGCTCGATATTATCAAAGAGGGCGAAAACGGCTATTTTTTTAACGTGGGCGACGCGCAGGCGCTGGCGGGGCTGTTTGCCCCCGCGCGCGAGCTGAAATTTGACGGCTACGGCTACGTTTCGCAAAACTTCAGCCTAGAGCAGATGGTAGAAAAAACGATAAAGGTTTATGAGAGTTTAATATGA
- a CDS encoding polysaccharide deacetylase family protein produces MIYAALLAFAALFAWFCLRFAWWAKDLPYEYPRVLMYHMIRKHLPKHASKFNRLRVTPAAFEKQLAWLNRNGFTSYTLSELASLGSKPAKAVCITFDDGYRDNLTGALPLLQKYGFKATIFIVNRRFDGNWATDKDLKKSSDELNREEMLSDEEIRELLRSGLIEIGSHTLDHANLPSLDAAEQLRQMSESKREIEAKFEISCGAFAYPFGFYDEISVRCAREAGFSCAVTTQNDVLRPHYSNFEIPRIMVSGRQGLFSFILKMKKGRNR; encoded by the coding sequence ATGATCTACGCGGCGCTTTTGGCTTTTGCGGCGCTTTTTGCGTGGTTTTGCCTGCGCTTTGCGTGGTGGGCGAAGGATCTGCCTTACGAGTATCCGCGCGTGCTGATGTATCATATGATCCGCAAGCATCTGCCAAAGCACGCCTCTAAATTTAACCGCCTACGCGTGACCCCCGCCGCGTTTGAAAAACAGCTTGCGTGGCTGAATCGAAACGGCTTTACGAGCTACACTCTAAGCGAGCTTGCAAGCTTGGGTAGCAAGCCTGCGAAGGCTGTTTGTATTACCTTCGACGACGGATATCGCGATAATCTTACGGGCGCCCTGCCTCTTTTGCAAAAATACGGCTTTAAGGCGACGATTTTCATCGTGAACCGGCGCTTTGACGGGAATTGGGCGACCGATAAGGATCTGAAAAAATCAAGCGACGAGCTAAATCGCGAGGAGATGCTAAGCGACGAGGAGATCCGCGAGCTTTTGCGAAGCGGGCTTATCGAGATCGGCTCGCATACGCTCGATCACGCAAACTTGCCTAGCTTGGACGCGGCAGAGCAGCTGCGCCAGATGAGCGAATCAAAGCGCGAAATAGAGGCGAAATTTGAGATCTCTTGCGGCGCCTTTGCCTATCCGTTCGGCTTTTACGACGAGATTAGCGTGCGCTGCGCGCGCGAGGCGGGATTTAGCTGCGCCGTTACGACGCAAAACGACGTGTTGCGCCCACACTACTCAAATTTTGAAATTCCGCGCATCATGGTTAGCGGCAGGCAGGGGCTTTTTAGCTTCATTTTGAAGATGAAAAAGGGCAGAAATAGATGA
- a CDS encoding polysaccharide deacetylase family protein yields MIYFAAFLIFAAAAGVSLRYNWWRIPQGWHKARVLMYHSVEEHKGDKFDKWRLRPADFERQIAWLAKNGFSSFKFSELIALDRLPKKAVCITFDDGFENNFTSAFEILKKYDFKASIFLVPDAVQNDWERVNTAHLARMLSEEQILKMQASGLVEFGAHTMHHVNLDLTYASDPQLAADEIIASKARVARICAQPCEVFAYPYGKFNDEILNIARSNFKGAVVVKRGLYEAGDDKYAVKRIGILGTEGFFDFWLKFTRIRNKL; encoded by the coding sequence ATGATTTATTTTGCGGCGTTTCTGATCTTTGCCGCCGCAGCGGGCGTTTCGCTGCGGTATAACTGGTGGCGGATCCCGCAGGGCTGGCATAAGGCGCGGGTGCTGATGTATCATAGCGTAGAGGAACATAAGGGCGATAAATTCGACAAATGGCGTCTAAGACCCGCTGATTTTGAAAGACAGATCGCGTGGCTTGCGAAAAACGGCTTTAGCAGCTTTAAGTTTAGCGAGCTTATCGCGCTAGATCGGCTGCCTAAAAAGGCGGTTTGCATTACGTTTGACGACGGGTTTGAAAATAATTTTACTAGCGCCTTTGAAATTTTGAAAAAATACGATTTTAAAGCGAGTATATTTTTGGTGCCGGATGCCGTGCAAAACGACTGGGAGCGTGTCAACACCGCTCATCTTGCAAGGATGCTGAGCGAGGAGCAAATTTTAAAAATGCAAGCAAGCGGACTAGTTGAGTTTGGCGCGCATACGATGCACCACGTAAATTTAGACCTTACCTACGCGAGCGATCCGCAGCTCGCAGCAGATGAGATCATCGCATCCAAGGCTCGCGTAGCGCGTATTTGCGCTCAGCCTTGCGAGGTGTTTGCCTACCCGTACGGTAAATTTAACGACGAAATTTTAAATATCGCCAGATCAAATTTTAAAGGCGCGGTGGTCGTCAAGCGCGGACTTTACGAGGCGGGCGACGACAAATACGCCGTAAAGCGTATCGGCATTTTGGGCACGGAGGGGTTTTTTGATTTTTGGCTGAAATTTACGAGGATAAGGAACAAACTATGA
- the purL gene encoding phosphoribosylformylglycinamidine synthase subunit PurL, with the protein MDKKVVAAHKISDEEYEKILKILGREPNLLELGIFSAMWSEHCSYKSSKKYLSGFPTKAPWVIQGPGENAGVIDIGGGMAAVFKMESHNHPSFIEPFQGAATGVGGILRDIFTMGARVEANMNSLRFGEVRGISENARKQRYLLKGAVAGIAHYGNCMGIPTIGGETAFDASFDGNILVNAFALGIVKKDEIFYGRAEGVGNSVIYVGSKTGRDGLGGAVMASDSFNDANKSLRPTVQVGDPFAEKLLMEACLELFKTDYVVGIQDMGAAGLTSSSFEMAGRSGSGMRLSLDKVPMREAGMSPYELMLSESQERMLICAKKGCEEKIKEIFAKWDLDAAVIGEVTDSGKMELFWHGELAGVIPIEPLSEAAPVLDRPIKEPAYMAQIARQNLCGCGASERELDAAFDKIFEDPEVLNKSYIYDQYDANVGLNSAKRPGMLGAAVMRVKQNGVKLAMAADCNTRMNYVHPRIGAALAVASAGRKVAMSGATPLAITDCLNYGNPQNPEVMWQFAQGCEGIKQACAALNTPVISGNVSLYNETGGVSIQPTPAIVCVGANEGEIIPSDFCASGVSVYLVGDTKGVFAGSLYMKAVENRVAGSLPELNLKAERALWDFVIEAGKSGVLEFANSVGIGGVAITLAKMACVGGVGGEFEMSCDDSRDIFDESFSRAIFGVRDEAKFKELAAKYGLSLMRLGTSGGETFRINSVRKNLAALKEIYFGEFAKIIKSED; encoded by the coding sequence ATGGACAAAAAAGTAGTAGCGGCGCATAAAATTTCAGACGAAGAATATGAAAAAATTTTAAAAATTTTAGGTCGCGAGCCGAATCTGCTCGAGCTTGGGATTTTTAGCGCGATGTGGAGCGAGCACTGCAGCTATAAATCGAGCAAAAAATATTTAAGCGGCTTTCCGACCAAGGCGCCTTGGGTTATCCAGGGCCCCGGCGAAAACGCAGGCGTCATCGACATCGGCGGCGGCATGGCTGCGGTTTTTAAGATGGAAAGCCACAACCACCCTAGCTTCATAGAGCCGTTCCAAGGCGCTGCGACCGGCGTGGGCGGGATACTGCGCGATATCTTTACGATGGGCGCGCGCGTCGAAGCCAACATGAACTCGCTTCGCTTCGGCGAGGTGCGAGGAATAAGCGAGAATGCCAGGAAGCAGCGCTATCTGCTTAAGGGCGCGGTTGCTGGCATCGCGCACTACGGCAACTGCATGGGCATCCCTACGATAGGTGGCGAGACGGCGTTCGACGCTAGCTTTGACGGCAACATTTTAGTTAACGCCTTTGCTCTAGGTATCGTTAAAAAGGATGAAATTTTCTACGGCAGGGCCGAAGGCGTGGGCAATAGCGTGATCTACGTGGGCTCCAAAACCGGTCGCGACGGGCTCGGAGGGGCCGTGATGGCGAGCGATAGCTTTAATGATGCGAACAAATCTCTGCGCCCAACCGTGCAGGTGGGCGATCCGTTCGCCGAAAAGCTGCTGATGGAAGCGTGCTTGGAGCTTTTTAAAACCGACTACGTCGTGGGTATCCAGGATATGGGTGCTGCGGGGCTTACTTCAAGCAGCTTTGAGATGGCGGGGCGCAGCGGTAGTGGTATGAGATTAAGCTTAGATAAGGTGCCGATGCGCGAGGCGGGGATGAGCCCGTACGAGCTGATGCTAAGCGAGAGCCAGGAGCGCATGCTGATCTGCGCCAAAAAGGGCTGCGAGGAGAAAATCAAAGAAATTTTTGCCAAATGGGATCTCGACGCCGCCGTCATCGGCGAGGTGACGGATAGCGGCAAGATGGAGCTTTTTTGGCACGGCGAGCTAGCGGGTGTTATCCCGATCGAGCCGCTTAGCGAAGCCGCACCCGTGCTGGATCGCCCGATAAAAGAGCCTGCATATATGGCGCAGATCGCGCGGCAAAATTTGTGTGGTTGCGGTGCGAGCGAGCGCGAGCTGGACGCGGCGTTTGATAAAATTTTTGAGGACCCCGAAGTGCTAAATAAATCCTACATCTACGATCAATACGACGCTAACGTAGGGCTAAACTCCGCCAAGCGTCCCGGCATGCTGGGCGCTGCGGTGATGCGCGTTAAGCAAAACGGCGTAAAGCTCGCGATGGCTGCTGACTGTAACACGCGGATGAATTACGTCCATCCTCGCATAGGCGCGGCGCTCGCGGTAGCATCGGCGGGGCGAAAGGTCGCTATGAGCGGTGCAACGCCTCTAGCCATCACCGATTGCCTAAACTACGGCAATCCGCAAAATCCCGAGGTTATGTGGCAGTTCGCGCAGGGCTGTGAGGGGATCAAGCAGGCTTGCGCCGCGCTAAATACCCCGGTCATCAGCGGCAACGTAAGTCTTTATAACGAAACGGGCGGCGTTAGCATTCAGCCCACTCCCGCGATCGTATGCGTGGGCGCGAACGAGGGCGAGATCATCCCTAGCGATTTTTGCGCTAGCGGCGTGAGCGTCTATCTGGTAGGCGATACGAAGGGCGTTTTTGCGGGCTCGCTTTATATGAAAGCGGTGGAAAACCGCGTCGCAGGCAGCCTACCTGAGTTAAATTTAAAGGCAGAGCGCGCGCTGTGGGACTTCGTGATCGAGGCGGGCAAGAGCGGGGTTTTGGAATTTGCAAACTCCGTAGGTATCGGCGGCGTGGCGATCACGCTTGCGAAGATGGCGTGCGTGGGCGGCGTAGGCGGCGAGTTTGAGATGAGCTGCGACGATAGCAGAGATATTTTCGACGAGAGCTTTTCGCGCGCGATTTTCGGCGTGCGCGACGAGGCGAAATTTAAAGAGCTGGCCGCAAAATACGGGTTAAGCTTGATGCGACTAGGCACCAGCGGCGGCGAAACGTTTCGCATAAATTCCGTCCGTAAAAACCTTGCTGCATTAAAAGAAATTTACTTCGGCGAGTTTGCCAAGATCATAAAGAGCGAAGATTAG
- a CDS encoding glycosyltransferase, translating into MRSLKIVHCGIFNEYDDGSFFYGMERKISHGLVRGGHFIYDFSYRDWERSLRFCGLKNSGLKKMNAKLVRICENIGADLLLIGKAEKIKFDTLSRIKKLLPKIKIIQWYADLRSADSGDFNKISLADAFFCTNATDLAEISRRNPNTLVSFMPNISDAAFDRNFESEKSHDVLYIGNDYLPNRKEFIETLKQLCAKEGINIKIYGSLGEPFVFGERFQQEISRSKIAINFNADDGVWKPNENKILYSSDRMAQFMGCGVCTFSPAIKGLDRLFANGRDVVYFSDVEDCFAKIKECLQNGSFEAIGRSGRARALEIVNATRVSKFMLELTFGLTLSEDYEWREFVYKNGEKFR; encoded by the coding sequence ATGCGAAGCCTAAAGATCGTGCATTGCGGCATTTTCAACGAATACGACGACGGCAGTTTTTTCTACGGCATGGAGCGCAAGATCAGCCACGGCCTCGTTCGCGGCGGGCACTTCATCTATGATTTTAGCTACCGCGATTGGGAGCGGAGCCTGCGCTTTTGCGGGCTGAAAAATAGCGGCTTAAAAAAAATGAACGCCAAACTCGTGCGTATCTGCGAAAACATCGGCGCCGATCTGCTTCTGATCGGTAAGGCCGAAAAGATAAAATTTGATACCCTAAGCCGCATCAAAAAGCTACTGCCGAAGATCAAAATAATCCAGTGGTACGCGGATTTAAGAAGCGCCGATAGCGGCGATTTTAATAAAATTTCCTTAGCCGATGCGTTTTTTTGCACCAACGCCACGGATCTGGCGGAAATTTCGCGCCGCAATCCAAATACCCTAGTTTCGTTTATGCCAAATATCTCGGATGCCGCATTCGATAGGAATTTTGAGTCGGAAAAGAGCCACGACGTCCTTTATATCGGCAACGACTATCTGCCTAACAGAAAGGAATTTATCGAGACTCTAAAGCAACTATGCGCTAAAGAGGGCATAAATATTAAAATTTACGGAAGTTTAGGCGAGCCCTTTGTATTTGGGGAGCGGTTTCAGCAAGAAATTTCGCGCTCTAAAATAGCGATAAATTTTAACGCGGATGACGGCGTTTGGAAACCGAATGAAAATAAAATTTTATACTCATCCGATCGAATGGCTCAATTTATGGGGTGCGGAGTTTGCACATTCAGCCCCGCTATAAAGGGCTTGGATAGACTTTTTGCGAACGGGCGCGATGTCGTATATTTTAGCGATGTAGAGGATTGTTTTGCCAAGATCAAAGAATGCTTGCAAAACGGAAGTTTCGAAGCTATCGGCAGAAGCGGGCGGGCTAGGGCGCTAGAAATCGTAAATGCTACGCGCGTATCTAAATTTATGCTGGAGCTAACGTTTGGCTTGACGCTTAGCGAAGATTACGAATGGCGCGAGTTCGTCTATAAAAACGGAGAGAAATTTAGATGA
- a CDS encoding DnaJ domain-containing protein: protein MLSIIFLLIALYIFAQIGVAFGNSGYRGKAQMQLGEAKILVALLAKVAKSDGHVSESEAAMISEILDDLVRQMGAGERERQALKLVYKLEKENLANVRELAEKYNQTYRPSPSRKTGLIYFFLNLAYVDRGFSAAERRTISQICDGLGIAEHIQSQIFATFERSFYGTYYENSGAQSSSAYDEYDGYSTRSGGYWDKYGGRSTGGYGSSSYGGGTGYGYGGTADSGYGGSQSSSGSYGGYSSGYGGYSGGSQGSAKSKRDPYEILGLSKDATFSEIKKKYRELVKKYHPDILMGKGADEEIIQEGTKKLQEINEAYKILKERFGEK from the coding sequence GTGCTTAGCATCATATTTCTTTTAATCGCGCTGTATATTTTCGCGCAGATCGGCGTGGCTTTCGGCAACTCCGGCTATCGCGGCAAGGCGCAAATGCAGCTAGGAGAGGCTAAAATTTTAGTAGCGCTTCTAGCCAAGGTCGCCAAAAGCGACGGGCACGTAAGCGAGTCCGAAGCCGCGATGATAAGCGAAATTTTAGACGATTTGGTGCGCCAAATGGGCGCCGGCGAACGCGAACGCCAGGCGCTGAAGCTCGTTTATAAGCTCGAGAAAGAAAACCTCGCAAATGTTCGCGAGCTCGCCGAGAAATATAACCAAACCTACCGCCCAAGCCCGAGCCGCAAAACTGGGCTAATCTATTTCTTTTTAAATTTAGCCTACGTCGATCGCGGTTTTAGCGCGGCAGAGCGGCGCACAATCTCGCAGATCTGCGACGGATTGGGCATTGCGGAGCATATCCAAAGCCAGATATTCGCGACCTTTGAGCGCAGCTTTTACGGCACCTATTACGAAAACAGCGGCGCACAAAGCAGCTCCGCTTACGACGAATATGACGGCTATAGCACAAGAAGCGGCGGGTATTGGGACAAATACGGCGGCAGAAGCACGGGCGGCTACGGAAGTAGCAGTTACGGCGGCGGCACCGGCTACGGATATGGCGGCACGGCGGATTCGGGCTACGGAGGCTCGCAAAGCTCGAGCGGCTCATACGGCGGGTATTCGAGTGGATATGGCGGTTATTCGGGCGGCTCGCAAGGCTCCGCCAAAAGCAAAAGGGATCCGTATGAAATTTTGGGGCTCTCCAAGGACGCTACGTTTAGCGAGATCAAGAAAAAATATCGCGAGCTCGTGAAAAAATACCATCCCGACATCCTGATGGGCAAGGGCGCGGACGAGGAGATCATCCAGGAGGGCACGAAGAAGCTTCAGGAGATCAACGAGGCGTATAAAATTTTAAAGGAGCGCTTCGGCGAGAAGTAG